One window of the Desulfofalx alkaliphila DSM 12257 genome contains the following:
- a CDS encoding helix-turn-helix domain-containing protein: MGLASNLKRFRKQRNLSQNKLAQKAKIPQSAVHYIEKGERNPGLQTVQKIAIALNVTISELLKEKEQEEEQNDSLQAI; the protein is encoded by the coding sequence ATGGGTCTAGCATCAAACTTAAAGAGGTTTCGCAAACAGCGAAACTTATCTCAGAATAAATTAGCTCAAAAAGCTAAAATACCACAATCAGCTGTTCATTATATTGAAAAGGGTGAACGTAACCCGGGTTTACAAACAGTACAAAAAATTGCCATTGCCCTTAATGTAACTATTTCAGAATTGCTCAAAGAAAAAGAGCAGGAGGAAGAACAGAATGACTCACTCCAGGCTATTTAG
- a CDS encoding helix-turn-helix domain-containing protein, whose product MDIGKRICQLREQQGLSKNKLAKRSEVAQSHLSNIENGHRQPTFDVIERICKGLGITIPEFFNIDYQPNSLSSDLHSLINKTEGLRPSQQNTIKNILSIASNVAEDYKLFNQLNDNKPKSNCSNKSFIEILDLLDRKDTPLSVGGHPLSMEDRIAILEFLRDRVLPDEEAAAGDRSDMVIAASYQGDRFTQDPTPEDLEDIENAIKFAEDQEQNKKRKK is encoded by the coding sequence ATGGATATAGGTAAAAGAATTTGTCAATTAAGAGAACAACAAGGTTTAAGTAAAAATAAGTTGGCAAAGCGTTCAGAGGTTGCTCAATCTCATTTAAGCAACATTGAAAACGGGCACCGCCAGCCAACATTTGATGTTATAGAACGGATTTGTAAAGGTTTAGGAATAACGATTCCTGAGTTTTTTAATATAGACTATCAACCCAATTCCTTGTCGAGTGACTTGCATTCATTGATAAATAAGACCGAGGGTTTGCGACCTTCTCAACAAAACACCATAAAAAATATTTTATCTATTGCTAGTAATGTAGCTGAAGATTATAAATTGTTTAATCAGTTAAATGACAACAAGCCCAAAAGCAACTGCTCTAATAAGTCTTTCATTGAAATCTTAGACTTACTTGATAGAAAAGACACCCCGCTATCAGTTGGCGGCCATCCACTTTCCATGGAAGATAGGATAGCAATACTCGAATTTCTAAGAGACAGGGTACTACCGGATGAAGAGGCTGCTGCCGGTGATAGATCTGACATGGTTATAGCTGCTAGTTACCAAGGAGATCGCTTTACTCAAGACCCCACCCCTGAAGATCTGGAAGACATCGAAAACGCAATAAAATTTGCAGAAGATCAAGAGCAGAATAAAAAGAGAAAAAAGTAA